One genomic segment of Arthrobacter sp. NicSoilB8 includes these proteins:
- a CDS encoding IS3 family transposase (programmed frameshift), producing MPKPFPAEFRRDVVAVARKHEAPISQIAKDFGISEATLHNWLKKADVEDGVRPGVTEKEAAELRDARKRIRLLEQENEILRRAAAFFARELPPKMKFPLVLDLAADGIPVAVACRVLGFSKQAFYEWKRSPVSERDWSDAHLINAAVDVHRDDPGFGYRFIADELEDQGFSAGENRVARLCSSQRIWSVFAKKRGLTRKAGPPVHDDHVRRDFTATAPDRLWLTDITEHRTDEGKLYLCAIKDVYSNRIVGYSIDSRMKASLAVSALHNAIALREPEGTVIHSDRGSQFRSNAFVRTLKGNRLTGSMGRVGACADNAAMESFFSLLQKNVLDSQRWSTRADLRLAIVTWIEKTYHRKRRQRRLGRLTPVEFETINSGLKAA from the exons ATGCCCAAGCCTTTCCCCGCTGAGTTCCGCCGTGACGTGGTCGCCGTGGCACGCAAGCACGAAGCCCCGATCTCACAGATCGCTAAAGACTTCGGGATTTCCGAAGCGACCCTGCACAACTGGCTCAAGAAAGCCGACGTCGAGGACGGCGTCCGCCCCGGAGTGACGGAGAAGGAAGCGGCAGAACTCAGGGATGCCAGGAAGCGGATCCGGCTGCTGGAGCAGGAGAACGAGATTCTGCGCCGGGCAGCGGCCTTCTTCGCCCGGGAGCTGC CCCCCAAAATGAAGTTTCCGCTGGTCCTTGACCTTGCCGCGGACGGAATTCCCGTCGCGGTGGCCTGCCGGGTGCTGGGTTTCTCCAAACAGGCCTTCTACGAATGGAAGAGAAGTCCCGTCTCCGAGCGCGACTGGTCAGATGCCCACCTGATCAACGCGGCGGTGGACGTCCACCGGGACGATCCGGGGTTCGGGTACCGGTTTATCGCCGACGAGCTCGAAGACCAGGGTTTCAGCGCCGGAGAGAACCGGGTCGCACGGCTGTGCAGCAGCCAGCGGATCTGGTCTGTCTTCGCCAAGAAGCGCGGCCTGACCCGCAAGGCCGGCCCGCCCGTGCACGATGACCACGTCCGGCGGGACTTCACAGCAACGGCACCGGATCGGCTGTGGCTCACGGACATCACCGAGCACCGGACCGACGAGGGCAAGCTCTACCTGTGCGCCATCAAAGACGTCTACTCCAACCGGATCGTGGGTTACTCCATCGATTCCCGGATGAAGGCGTCCCTGGCAGTCTCGGCCCTGCACAACGCAATAGCGCTCCGGGAGCCGGAGGGAACCGTGATCCATAGTGACCGCGGCTCCCAATTCCGCTCAAACGCCTTCGTGCGGACGTTGAAGGGCAACCGGCTCACAGGATCGATGGGACGGGTCGGCGCGTGCGCCGATAACGCCGCCATGGAATCCTTCTTCTCGCTCCTGCAGAAGAACGTGCTGGACAGCCAGCGATGGTCCACAAGGGCGGACCTGCGCCTGGCCATCGTGACGTGGATCGAGAAAACGTACCACCGGAAACGCCGCCAGCGGCGCCTCGGACGGCTAACACCGGTCGAGTTTGAGACAATCAATAGCGGCCTCAAAGCCGCCTAG
- a CDS encoding recombinase family protein, which yields MALIGYARVSTAEQSLDLQLTALKAAGAVRIFADDGVSGSTVERPQLSRALDRLEAGDVLIVWKLDRLGRNTRHVLDVIENIREQGAGFRSLTEGLDTTGPMGTAMLTIMAAFAQLERDTMIERTRAGLAAAAANNRHGGRPRKIDDAAAARAKELKGKGISASDIGKMLGVSRATVYRYLI from the coding sequence ATGGCCTTGATCGGGTACGCGAGGGTTTCCACCGCAGAACAAAGCCTTGATCTGCAGCTCACAGCACTCAAGGCCGCCGGTGCAGTCCGGATATTTGCCGACGATGGAGTCAGCGGATCCACGGTCGAACGCCCACAGTTGTCGAGAGCCCTGGATCGGCTGGAGGCCGGCGATGTGCTCATCGTGTGGAAGCTCGACCGTTTGGGACGCAACACCCGGCACGTCCTAGACGTCATCGAGAACATCCGGGAACAGGGAGCAGGCTTCCGCTCTCTGACCGAAGGACTGGACACCACCGGGCCCATGGGTACGGCCATGCTGACGATCATGGCCGCTTTCGCGCAGCTGGAGCGGGACACGATGATCGAACGCACCAGGGCGGGACTCGCCGCGGCCGCAGCCAACAACCGCCACGGGGGAAGGCCCCGCAAAATAGACGACGCTGCCGCTGCCAGGGCCAAAGAACTCAAAGGAAAAGGAATCAGTGCCTCCGACATTGGCAAGATGCTCGGAGTCTCCCGCGCCACGGTCTACCGATACCTTATTTAG
- a CDS encoding ParA family protein: MARSLQAPVPPKTHETRAIDRVVSLANGKGGVGKTTTAANVGGYAALAGSRVLMVDLDPQGDLARDLGYERQSGRELFQALIAGTAPMILRNVRENLDVIPGGQDLEDIQGIMLSRSSRSDAGDFGDMLYAVLAPLADDYDLILIDTPPGERILVEGAFAISSAVVIPTRSDDASIDGVERIARRFMAVRDRNPNLQLAGIVLFGVGPRSLRLERSVRDTLEEMLGTVAPVFETRIRNLESASADARRKGLLFHELEGAVTDAQKKRLKALRAGEKPADGFFSRNAGGLAEEYEQLTGEILARLNEIESGNQA, translated from the coding sequence ATGGCACGATCACTGCAAGCCCCAGTACCCCCGAAAACCCACGAAACACGGGCAATTGACCGGGTCGTTTCCCTGGCGAACGGCAAAGGGGGAGTGGGGAAGACCACGACTGCAGCCAACGTCGGCGGGTACGCGGCGCTGGCTGGCTCCCGCGTCCTGATGGTGGATCTGGACCCGCAGGGTGACCTGGCTCGTGACCTCGGCTATGAACGTCAGAGCGGCCGGGAACTGTTCCAGGCACTCATCGCCGGGACCGCGCCGATGATCCTCCGGAACGTCCGGGAGAACCTTGATGTCATCCCCGGCGGGCAGGACCTCGAGGACATCCAGGGCATCATGCTTTCCCGCTCCAGCCGTTCCGATGCCGGTGACTTCGGCGACATGCTTTACGCCGTCCTGGCGCCGCTGGCGGACGACTACGACCTGATCCTGATCGACACCCCGCCGGGGGAACGGATCCTCGTGGAGGGTGCCTTCGCCATCTCAAGTGCGGTCGTCATACCCACCCGCTCCGACGACGCAAGTATCGACGGTGTAGAGCGCATCGCACGCCGCTTCATGGCCGTCCGGGACCGGAACCCGAACCTGCAGCTGGCCGGCATCGTCCTCTTCGGTGTCGGACCGCGTTCGCTTCGCCTGGAACGAAGCGTCCGCGACACCCTGGAGGAGATGCTGGGTACCGTCGCACCGGTCTTCGAGACCCGGATCCGGAACCTGGAAAGCGCCAGCGCCGATGCTCGCCGCAAGGGCCTGCTGTTCCACGAGCTGGAGGGCGCAGTCACTGACGCCCAGAAGAAGCGCCTCAAGGCACTGCGGGCGGGGGAGAAGCCGGCTGACGGGTTCTTCTCGCGCAACGCCGGGGGACTGGCTGAAGAATACGAGCAGCTGACCGGGGAGATCCTGGCCCGATTGAACGAGATCGAGAGCGGGAACCAGGCATGA
- a CDS encoding DEAD/DEAH box helicase, which yields MAFKTRKTASEPPSSPEQLFLKSRTASSTPDSLWPHQAQIFQTWHASHSGARDVAIELPTGAGKTLIGGFIGEFQRQANKKRVVYLCPTRQLARQCHERLESYGISAVLLIGQVSDWNPADRARYSSGEAIAVSVYSHVFNSNPALDNSEYMILDDAHAAEGYVSKPWSIVLDRKESAYMEVLSALSDALDPLVVNRLKQDSPAGQFASDTYLASPLGVTAAAGDLERILKSAQVPADMSSDSHYALRLMQGHLGRCLVYASYRQIQIRPFIPPTHSHMAFDAPQQRLYMSATLGEGGELERSFGRQRISRIPSPKEWETKGTGRRFFMFPELTTDLSKNKAGTSPWVSNLIKQAGRAIVLTPDSRSADDFEDWIGGDHKVFHATDIEDDLSAFTDESNAVLVLTNRYDGIDLPDDDCRLVILFGLPSRGDLQERFLAGALGAMDVLQERIRSRIVQGAGRATRNSADYAGVVMLGDDLSSFCTRKDVLNAMRPEVNAEVSFGLDNSLGFESDEMTENFQTFLAQGDAWQEVEEDLAERRSEAERAYPPGTHELSAAAREEVAAYHALWQGELDRTLDHARRVLDGLTGGRAPQRYAALWNYLAACWALLHSRNGGEETLKESSRAYFLAARSSGRGTLWLSHMAAPSERNLFQAPSTNEVDPLDAAAAQRIVEVLPKIGKPSSFDDEVTRMRGQLLATEATPYEEALVFLGSLLGANSSGNGGATAAPDASWVFDSHSWIGWEAKSEAEPSGELGPVDVRQAGSHLRYIANERQEAIPSQSLTFTMTPQERIHPASRAVAEDHVFLVRPHQVVELFDAIVAAWRKIRSRGLRVVGPDDVVAALTEADALPSTRIRRLATEPLSAQIEPSV from the coding sequence AGCCAACAAGAAGCGTGTCGTGTATCTGTGCCCGACGAGGCAACTCGCGAGGCAGTGTCACGAGCGCCTTGAAAGCTACGGCATTTCTGCTGTCCTTCTCATTGGGCAGGTTAGTGACTGGAACCCTGCCGATAGAGCACGATACTCATCCGGTGAGGCTATCGCTGTCTCGGTCTATTCACATGTATTCAATAGCAACCCCGCCTTGGACAATTCCGAATACATGATCCTCGATGACGCTCACGCGGCGGAAGGGTACGTCTCCAAGCCTTGGTCAATCGTTCTCGATCGCAAAGAATCGGCCTACATGGAGGTCCTGTCAGCCCTCAGCGACGCACTTGATCCCTTAGTTGTAAACCGACTGAAGCAGGACAGCCCCGCCGGTCAATTCGCATCCGATACATATCTAGCTTCCCCACTCGGCGTCACCGCGGCCGCCGGCGACTTGGAGAGGATACTCAAGTCGGCCCAAGTGCCTGCAGACATGAGTTCAGATTCCCATTACGCTCTGCGACTGATGCAAGGACACCTGGGGCGTTGCTTGGTATATGCATCGTACCGACAGATCCAGATCCGCCCCTTCATACCTCCCACCCACTCTCACATGGCTTTCGACGCGCCTCAACAGCGGTTGTACATGAGCGCCACCCTTGGCGAAGGCGGCGAGCTCGAAAGAAGCTTCGGTCGACAGAGAATCTCAAGGATTCCTTCGCCTAAGGAATGGGAAACCAAGGGCACTGGACGCCGATTTTTCATGTTCCCTGAACTAACTACCGACCTGTCCAAAAACAAAGCAGGAACCTCGCCATGGGTTTCAAATCTCATAAAACAAGCGGGTAGAGCTATCGTTCTGACTCCGGACTCCCGGAGTGCTGACGATTTTGAGGATTGGATCGGCGGAGACCATAAGGTATTCCACGCAACTGACATCGAAGACGATCTGTCAGCCTTCACGGACGAGTCCAACGCCGTGCTGGTTCTGACCAACCGCTACGACGGAATAGACCTGCCTGATGACGACTGCCGGCTCGTGATCCTGTTCGGACTGCCATCAAGAGGCGACCTGCAGGAAAGGTTCCTCGCTGGCGCCCTGGGCGCCATGGATGTACTCCAAGAACGGATACGCTCACGAATAGTCCAAGGAGCGGGCCGTGCAACGCGAAACTCGGCCGACTATGCCGGCGTTGTGATGCTCGGTGATGATCTGAGTTCTTTTTGCACGCGCAAGGACGTCTTGAATGCGATGAGGCCAGAAGTCAATGCTGAGGTCTCTTTTGGTCTGGACAACAGCTTGGGGTTCGAATCGGATGAGATGACCGAAAACTTCCAGACGTTTCTCGCCCAAGGCGACGCCTGGCAGGAGGTTGAGGAAGACCTTGCGGAGCGGCGATCCGAAGCCGAGCGGGCCTATCCCCCAGGAACGCATGAACTTAGTGCAGCGGCGCGTGAGGAGGTAGCGGCCTACCACGCACTTTGGCAAGGGGAGCTGGACAGGACGCTGGATCACGCTCGGCGCGTTCTGGATGGACTCACGGGGGGCAGAGCACCTCAACGATACGCGGCGCTTTGGAACTATTTGGCTGCTTGTTGGGCTCTCCTCCATTCAAGAAATGGAGGAGAGGAAACCTTGAAAGAGTCCAGTAGGGCCTACTTCCTTGCAGCACGCTCGTCAGGCCGTGGGACTCTATGGCTTTCCCACATGGCAGCGCCTTCTGAAAGAAACCTCTTCCAGGCTCCTTCGACCAACGAGGTGGATCCGCTTGACGCGGCGGCGGCGCAACGAATAGTTGAAGTGTTGCCCAAGATCGGGAAGCCAAGCTCGTTTGACGATGAGGTAACGCGCATGAGGGGGCAGTTGCTCGCCACCGAGGCTACTCCCTATGAGGAAGCACTCGTTTTCCTTGGTTCCCTCCTAGGCGCGAATAGCTCCGGAAACGGCGGTGCAACTGCAGCGCCGGACGCGAGTTGGGTTTTCGATTCGCACTCCTGGATTGGATGGGAAGCAAAGAGCGAAGCCGAACCCAGCGGCGAGCTCGGTCCGGTGGATGTGCGACAGGCCGGCTCACATCTTCGTTACATTGCCAATGAGCGTCAGGAAGCTATCCCCAGTCAATCGCTGACGTTCACAATGACCCCACAAGAACGCATCCATCCAGCTTCCAGAGCCGTCGCTGAAGATCACGTATTCCTCGTACGCCCTCACCAAGTAGTAGAGCTCTTCGACGCGATCGTGGCAGCTTGGCGCAAGATTCGCTCTCGGGGGCTCCGCGTCGTCGGCCCCGATGATGTCGTTGCTGCCCTTACCGAGGCCGATGCGCTGCCGTCCACGCGGATACGCCGTCTTGCAACCGAACCGTTGAGTGCCCAAATTGAGCCGAGTGTGTAA